A genomic stretch from Candidatus Methanomassiliicoccus intestinalis Issoire-Mx1 includes:
- a CDS encoding TIGR04076 family protein: MNKVKITVLKTTLDKELASEYGVEGLTECPMMKVGQVFYADYAKPEGFCDEAWKAIYQYVFALAHGAEKGLFYYGDWIKVPGVAICSCNDGLRPVIFKVEATDEKSEINYTPVR; encoded by the coding sequence ATGAACAAAGTTAAGATAACGGTTCTAAAAACCACACTGGATAAGGAACTGGCTTCCGAATATGGAGTAGAAGGTCTGACAGAATGCCCGATGATGAAAGTAGGACAGGTTTTTTATGCAGACTACGCAAAACCAGAAGGTTTCTGTGATGAGGCATGGAAAGCAATCTATCAGTATGTCTTTGCTTTGGCGCACGGAGCAGAAAAAGGTCTGTTTTACTATGGCGACTGGATAAAGGTTCCCGGGGTCGCCATCTGCAGCTGTAATGACGGTTTGAGACCTGTGATATTTAAGGTTGAGGCCACTGATGAAAAATCAGAAATCAACTACACGCCGGTAAGATGA